The window ATATAATGTTTGAAGCATGGCTGAATGTTAGCGGCCTCTCGGCAGCCGTGCaactgttgcaaacagtccctttccGTGGAAAGAGAGGGCGATGAATAAGTTAGTTTCACCTACCCAAGACAACGTCACCATGTGATAAATGATTACAACACAGCTGTTTATCTGTTAAGCTAGACACAGCAGAGCGTCTCTTCCTGTATGTCTACCAAATGAATGACTCAACGCACTGAGAAATCCATGCATAGCGTGCGCTCAATGCGGGAAGAAAGGGGAAGGTGGGATGGCCTGATGAGAAAACAAGGAGTGGCTTTAAAAGCTACGAGGAAATTTCAGAACCAAAACCACTATTGGCATGTGAGGTAGGAGATGATCAACAGAGCACGTCACGTAAAAGCCCTGGAGCTCTGACCTTCCACCTGAGTAGAATAAATGGTCTCCAGTGCCACACATGCCCATATATGGTCACAGCCAGGACTGGGCTGCTTTTGTACCCCGCAGACAGACAGGCAGCAAGGAGCTGCAAACAAATCAAACCAGCAGCACTACATGAGTAAACGAACGAGACGGGGCTAGAGCAAAGTATGAGGGGAGGGGCAAAGATAAGTAAAGTTGAGGTAAATTAAAGATAAAACACTAATCTAGCATTCCTAACATTGTCTTCTATCAATTAGGCACAACAGCCCACCCACTCGTGCGCAGGCAAATGACCTTAGTGTGACCAGTGTTCACCAAACATGAATGCTACAGTGGCTCCTTCCATATCTCAACTCAAGACAGAGTGAAAAATCATCATTAGCACGCTATCTTTTTCCGCTAATGAGCATCGCTGTCATTCGTACGAGATTAATTATAAACAGTGAAATTTCCTGGCAAGTACACTAAGGGTTGTtgttgagtgagtgagtgagtgagtgagtgagtgagtgagtgagtgagtgagtgagtgtgtgtgtgtgtgtgtgtgtgtgttctgtgtgagTACAGGGAGTACGCAGCTGTCCATCTAAGAAGGAGGTTGTTGGAACAATGAGAAGCTTGTGCAGCCCCGAGCGTGAACTATGGCAAGAGCGAGACTGCACAAGAGTCAAGCGCGCGGCGAGCTGCATCCATGTTTTGCGCGCCTCCCGATTTCTGTATTCTCCATTTGCAGCTGTTAGTTTTGGCCTTGCAGGTCGTTGGCGACTATCGCTGAACAATGAAAACAATTGCTGCTATCCCACTGTCACTCCCGCCCCCTTCCCCTTCGACCCACTTCCTGACAAACAGGATGTTATGAATTCGACATCAGAGATGAGTGTGAGGGATGTGAGAGCTACCATGGTTAGCCAACAATCCATCTTCTGCTCTGTGCATATAGGCATTCATCACCAGAGCACGTAGCATGCATGCTTAAAAACAGTGTTGATCTGTAgatcatgacaacacaaaatactTCCATTTTCCTGATATTATTCTCATATTGCTATCTGTCCTACTTTCACAAAATAAATATCAGATGTAACCCTGAATCTTGACATTTTCCCCACCTACTAAAAAAATCCCTACTAacgggatttttttcttctgtgtAGAGACATGACTCTTGCTGGTTGTAAAGCTGACAATACAGTTGATCAAttggcataaaaaaaacacaatgttcTAAAAATGTCAACTATATTAGTGCTTTGGCCGAGCTGTCGGAATAAATCAGAAAGGTGAAGACATATGATGGCACTCCACTCAAACCGACGCTCCCCAGTaacggcagcactcatgcagccccagaccaagATGCTACCAAGATCATGCTTGACTGTAATCAAGACGATCAAGACGCCATTACCTCGGTACTTGGTACTcactagaaaatggatggatattgtgtTGCGATGAGtaggaaaacacacacgcaaaaaAGTAGCCACCATTGTGTcgtttgactggcagtgattgacCGAAACAGATCGACTGCAACATAACATATCAAGTGGGAAacatttttgatttatttactGCCAACTTGGCATGCTTTACCACAGTCCAACGTCTTCTgggctttatttattttccatcaGTGTCAGTGCttcaagaataaacgtgcctcccatccttatttcactcagaaatTGCACGACATCTGCGGGCATCGTAAAATGCTCCGGGGGGAGAGTTAGTGTTGTGTGATGAGATTCCTCCACAATTGAGCGGTCGGcgggggaaatacttccccgcGCAAATGTTCCTTCTCTTCATGAcggcagcatttcattcacacgtCCATTTCCACGAGATTCTGCGTTTAACAGTAGTAGTTTATTGGCCAATCccgcggaaatcatagggcccgaATTCATTGAtgaaatgtgtaatttttttttttttaatatttcaacatatgatcacacatctaacacaggaaatatgcctttcataGTTATTTTTCATGGTGAAGTAACAAgattaaatgtgtgttttggtgACATGAGCACGTTTAAGGATTGCCTGtactgataaaaaaaatttaatttaatttaaaaaaaaaagagatactAGGACAGACGATGCaaagaaatacaaacaaaatcgATCAGCGCGCCGGAACTAAATATAGACCACATACCGCTCTCTCCAATCCCAAAATATGCACGACACTTTCAGGCACCTTGAAAATGAGGAAATGAATGACGCAATCTTTTCATGACAGCAACAAGTGGTCAAATGTAAAGCGTAGGATTTAAAAAGGTCAAACGCCCATGCACACTTCGCAAACATCTGACTGCACCACGAGGCTCATAGTTTCACCTGATTGTGAGCCATCGGCCAGCATGACTCACTCAGTCCTGCCAGACGACATCCGTGACCGCACAAACGCGCGGGCAACAAGGCAGCCTTCTGACAACTTAACAAAACCCCAGACCATTgcaataaatattaaatatgtataCACGCTGTCATCTTTTGCAAAGATGTCGCCGTGATGCCACTGGCACCGGTTGAAGATGAGCGTGGCTTGTAATGGGATTGAAGCTTGAGCCCCCTAATCCAGTTAGTTCCACGCAAACATATATGTTCATGTGCACGCACAGACACCAGCACCCTTCGGATTAACCTGGACACCTCGTGAGAGCAGACACAATTGCAGGCGGCGGTGGGAGCAAGCATCAACAATCACCACAATGCCACACGTTTAGCAGAATAAAGAGGGCTAATTAACGAGTGTTAGTATTTTGGTGCCTATTTAAGAAGAATTTGAAAATGGCAGAAAGCTTGCAAAAGACATACTTTAAGTTATCAATGCAAATTAAAGCAATTAATGACAAAATCGCCATTTTTCACACTTGccttgtattcatttttatctGAAAAGCGAGCAGCTATTGGCATTCTCCCAATCACTCTAAgcctttcatttattttgctttgcGCCGTTGCATTTGACTTATGCACTGTACTTTGAATGAACCTTCTTCAAAAGGCTTCAATGTTCCGTGAAGGAAAAAAGTTATGGAAAAACAACCAACAAAACACGTGGGCATGTGCGATTGGACATTTTTCGCCTTTCAAACTAATAGTATAAATGTTACGGGGGAACCAGtaaaatatattgtatttacCATCGGCGCGCTCACATTTGAGGATTGAATTTTGCGCAGGATGTgaaataaatgatcatttgcTTCTTTGTTTCAAGATTCAAATCAccatgtggagtttgcgtgtcctcccagcgcttgcgtgggttttctccgtgtacTCCAGCCTCCTCCCATATCCCAAAAACCTGCATGATGGGCTAATTCCACACTAAATTGCTCATAagcgtgaatgtgtgtgtgaatgggtgTGCGTCTCTCCAataagctccagctcacccgagACCCCAATATGGACGAACGGTAAAGAAAATGGCTTGATGGACGGACTGTTACGTTGTTTCATCTGCATGCCACACACTAACAATAAAAAGAATTGTGCATGCTTGTAAAAGAAGCAGTGGATCACGCTGTGTTCCACTCCGGCTGACAGTAATCCCCACCCATGTATTGCTACAAAAACAAGTTAGCACAGGACCCACCCAACAGGTTCACAAGCTGCAAGAGACCACCACCCTAAATAAACGTAGCTGGATAATAAGACAGGGAGGCTTCCAGTTACCTGACAGTGCAATCGGGGGTCTCCTTCAGCAACGGCTGCCTGCAAGGGGATTCAATAGTGGTGATAGTCCTCTTCCAGCTGAgctgtaatatacagtatatacatatatatataagtcaATGCAGTCTTGCATACAGTTTCAAAGCATGAAAGGGATCACATGCAAAGCCTTTGAAGACATCAGAATGTTTGTCTTTGTATCGTTtgatagccaatagcagggctgCTCGCTAAATACAACTCTGAACGAGAgaggcttgtttttgtttttttttttttaaatgactctCACGAACAAAAGAGCACCGCGAAGCACGGTGTCGTTCCAAGTTCTCACCGAGATAAATGACAATGTTGGACATCAAATCAGCCCCACTTGACTCGAATGCTCGGCCAGCACCAGCGTGACCTGGTTTGGCTGTCCTGCTATGTTAGCATCACAATAACCCTTATATAGCTAGGCGACGAACCGCAAGCTAGCGTTAGCATAGCAGCAGACAGATTAGCCGTGGTCGGGTTTAACGGTCTTGTTGGTCCTTTCCGTTATTTTAGTAAATACAGTGTTGACTAATacggtttgtgtgtgttttatgtgcGTGCTAGGGGAGGAAACAAAAGAAACGGGTGTACTTTGCAAGCTAGCTTTCGTGAGTCGTGTCGGGGGTCTCTCGGTGGATGTGACCACTCCTTTTAGCAACGCTGCAGTGCACCCACTATTTGTATCAAGACGCCGTTATGGTAACATTTTAGCCCAGTGTAAAAACATGCTTACCTTCTCGTACGAATCTCCCCTTACAGAATATTCCGTTAATTTGAGGTATTTCCGCCTCCTTGCCTGGCTTGTGGGTCAAGCTTGTTAACAGCCAAGCGACATCACAGTTTTCTATcaaagagaggggcggagcttaCGTTACCGTTACAAAATGCGCACACCAAATTTCTCCTTGCGCGTTTTCTGTCAGAAGCCACAAGTGACTACAACAACCGTCCGAGCGTCTGCTACTACACGAATGACGAATATTGGGATTTAAATGCTTGTGCAGCAGAATAAAGTGACcgctgctctctctctctctctctctcctcccacATGAACTCACACTGATGTCATTTCATTGATTGCTCAAGAACAATAGCCTGGGAGGATGCCTGGAAATACACGCAGCAACATTCCACAGCCACTCGACAAAAAAACTTGACACAACACTTGTATCACCACCAGGTCGTTCATTCACTGAAGCCTGGCCAGTAAACAAAGACGCGAAAAGCGCCTCGGGTCATTTTAAGCAATTCTTTTTGTACTATTTCCAAGGCATTTTGGCCGTGTCGGCTGAAAATAAGTGAAAGTTTGCCAGAggatattcattttaaaaacgtTGTAAAATTGTCATATGTTTCTTAAATTACCCTAAAattgcaacacaacacaaaaactgACACAGTTGTTCCTTGCGAATGTCTTTTTTGCTTCCACATCTATCTGaacataaacaaatacaatcCTTTTGAAGATTTTAATTTGGATAccacaagttttttttaaaatatatttgtccCCCAGACGGCGCTtcattttcccattcaaagcatgcagcaccaTTTCCCACCTTTTACTCTTCCTGAAATGATAGGCGTGTGTCGCTATTGATGTTGGATAatagtaatgtaaaaaaaatcaaataaaaagtgtgttttcactttaaaaaaaaaataaaaaaacatatataaacataCTAGCATTTAaacagtaaaaaatatattttgcatGAATATTTAAGGCAGACGTATAGTTTTAACAGATTccttaaaaatattaatttatgaTATTTTTCCAGCAGTTTTGGTTGTTTGAGTCAAATGTGTGCAATCACTGACCCATCTCAgtgcctaataataataataacaagcaaATACGCCTTGAAATGTGTCTTATGGAAATTGTTTTTGTcaataaaaaacagatttttgtaCAACAGTTACCCCCCCACATACAATTCATGTTTAGTATATATACTGAAAAGATCAACGCAtaaggagggggaaaaaagtatgaatatatattatttttacagcTTTTTGCGAAGACCACACTGCATGATAACGGCATTCAGCCAGATGTCTCGCTATTTTAGGGGTATTTTTTTGGATTGAGCTGACATTACAAGAAAACTGTCCTGCACTGGGGGGAAAAGGAACAATGCAAGGAATTTCCCAGTTCCTTTTAGAGTGGCTAGAAAGTGCAGTGTTAAGCAAAGCTGGGTCAGAGCAGTCATATCACAACGCTGCACTCTAGAGGTACAAAGGGAAAGCACCGAAGGACAACTGTCACTTGGAAAGGGTTGTAAACTCTATATTTATTCACAGTAAGACAACAAAGCGGCAGAAAGttgtattacaactttaaaaagtaaagaCGTCAACAACAATGGCGGTAGGTTAAACACTGTGATGTCTAATCATTCAGTGAGCAGCATTGTAGCAGATATGCAGCTCAACAGGTCAAATGTTCACATTTCCTTTCCGTTTAAAATTCTGCAAAAAGAATTAGAGAAACGCTATAATCCAACATCAGTGTGAAACATTACTATATAAAGTACTAATTACAACCTTATCACATCTCTGACCTTGTGTAAAATAACCAAATTCATTTGACATCCAATACTTTTGACAGGGACGTTGGCTGAAATCTCTTTTTGATCATACTGCGGATTATCAGGGAGAAATATCTTGAGAAGGGTATCTCCCCATCATATAAACAAATGCCAAACTAGCATATTTCCTCATTTCCTCAGTGACTGGAAGTAGTGTGTTTACTCAGCTGCAGATGGTGGGAGACctttatatttacaataatatacaatattaaaTGTAGATAGCCATAGCCTGCTTGTTTAAAATGCAATGTCAAGTGAAACTCGGGTTTCAACAAGACAAAAATGATGAGAAATGCAGAGAAATGTAACTAACCGAAACATAATCATGAACGCCTACTTGACCGCCAACCGCTGGAAAACAGCAAGATCCTTTAAGACAGGACATAATACATCTGGAAGCGACTCATGACTCAatgggtgctgctgttttggtaaGCAACAGAGTTCAGTTGGGTCCAGCAGTTAATTACCCAAAGAAACAGTGAAAGACATCTGTGAACATGGAAATAATTCGAGGAATGGCCACTATTTGCCAAAGTATGTGAACTATTTGAGGCTGTGTTgtatttaaaggggacctattatgcttttccttgTTTCTGACCTATATATGTtcttacaatgttgtattcttgtgttaaacgatgccgacgcgtcagataatgaggtttgcgcatctGCAAGTGAgtcctgaaagcagttttggacagcTCTGCTGTccactgacgtcaatgcaacccggactttcTTATATGGGCGTGCCCAGGCACaagctgtaggcctgccctcacCCTGCTCTGCTTTACTCTGttcaccgtgttagcacgtcgagcaatggctcccaggaaatgttggTTGGGGTGCGCCTAAAGAGgcgagcatcaggcagaagtggttggagttgctgattcccagccagcgagagaaaaatatgctcatctgtcaacggcacttcacacgggactgttttgtgaacatgggccaatacgaagctgccatactgaagtccgacgcctttccgaCGTGACTTGGCCGTgtcgaagagtcagaagagcaagctgtaaatAATTGATCAGTGttctaactgtgtttattttcttcAAGTAATGGGACAAAAGTGGTTGTCTCTGTAGCATTAAAGAGTGTGCATACAGCAAGCggagggagtgtgaccaatcacagcggagtgggctcggcgggacgcgtgcctggaggagggccgggatggagtaaattacacagaccatttgggcgggaggcaggatcactgcaggaagaggtgcagagtctggaagatctagaaagcgttctgtgcgggttatcgtgtgttgCTGCTCtacaggagtccagaactcaatacaaaggcctgaaaattagtataataggtcccctttaagcgAGTGTAAAGGGCGAAGCACCAGTGATTGAGAATTGTCAAAGTTGTGAATatgttaacagaaaaacatTCCAAATTCCATCATATTCGGGGTAAGGCTAACGACTAAAGCCACGTAGGTACCATGACCTCACAGGATCCCATATTGTTGAATCGGAGCAGAACACAAGTTAAGGCTTTATTTGCTATTGCTGATGGTTTTGATCCTCATATCATGTTTGGTCTCAACTCAATTTGTCCAAAACGTCAACACTGTGTATAGTTAAAGGTCCCCCAATTACTCAAAACGGCCTTTTAATGATATTCTAACAGTGATATGTGTCCCTACACACCAAATGTGACGAAAatgtattacagtggaaccttggttagtgtctgccccggttagcatgtctTTCAGTTAACGACACAATTTttcctcggtttgcgtacattcttCGGTTGTCATACAATAGGGCGCGCGTCTCGTTGAGATGTTAATtcgctgcgtgagtccaactgtgttcttaatgtttttttgtttttgttttaaatcacaaaacgtccttccttgttagcatcccattagctagctaacaaaatggcaagcGGAACCGGaagcccgtctatgatgtcatcagcggttgacgctCAACAGTGTTaacgcaaaacatgtttttatagttttacatgcatagaaccattctaaatgcacataaatgaggaatgaaagggatgaatgaacattcaaggttaactttaccttcactgaacacgtgcctgttcccaaagacacgatgtggcagcgagatcgacCCATCGCCACCGTCCtgttcagtcacgtcaagaatcacgtcttcaatgaaggtaaaagtaagcttaaatgttcatttgccaCTTtccttcatcatttatatgtattttgatgcattttaaattgttttctgcatgtaaaactataaaaatgtgttttgtgtaacaaaaaatagtataatatgggacTTTTCactcaagaaaaaaaggtttcaaCTACCATTAAacaaataaagacataaataaaaaaagttggtCATGGTCAGATCACCCCATTAGTGTTGTGCGTTATCATGTGTCTACGCAGGTTGCTGGGGTTATTAAAGCTAGCCGTGCACTGAGAACAGGAATAGGGCTTCTCCCCGGAGTGCGTCCTCAGGTGGATCTTCAGGCTGCCGTTCTGCGTGAAGCGCTTCCCGCACAGTGAGCACGCGTACGGCttctctcctgtgtgaatgCGCATGTGGATGCCCAGCGTGGTCTTGTTGGCGAACGACTTGCCGCACATTGCGCAGGAGACGGGCGACTCCCCCGTGTGAGAGGCGCGGTGCATGATCATGTCCTCGCGGCTGGGGAAGAGCTTGCCACAGAAGTTGCAGTCCTGTGATTTGCTGACAGCGTGAGACTGCGAGGCGGGGCTCGGTTTCGGTGGGAAGTGGCTGCCGTGACTGGGATGTCCTGTATTAGCAGCCGTTTTCAATATAGCCACCTGAGAGGAAGGAAGTCTTTCCAACTGGCTGCTTCTCAACGCTCCAACGCTGTCATCCTGCATCCCTCTCATTGTGCCTCGATCGCCGGCACCAGGGGGGACACTCAAGAAACTATCATGAGTGACTGTAAGGTCCTGAGTGCTAAAAACCTGCTGATCAGTTGCAGCAAAAAGGGCGTCAATTTCATCCTGAAGAGGCCCTTGTCCTCGTCCGTGAACACTCACGATTCTCAGCTCCTCGTTACTTCCTGTCTGACAGGAAGAACCTCCAGGCTCCATGTTCTGTGTTTGCGTACAGTCATCCTGACCTGAAAATATACACACTCAGGTATAGCTGATAATGTTCATGCTgcagatgtacagtacatttattttcCTCAACTTACCATCATGTATTTGCTCttaaaatgtgttcatgttttccAGGCTACAAGGGGTACGGTGCACAATGTCAGCTCTACAGTGATGTGTATGTGGGAATAAAACGTGTTATTGTTCAGGATTTTCTTCCCAATGTATGTACATAgtctatattttattatctGAAGTTAAGCAAACAGTCTAGTATTACTGTGATTCCCTGTGTATTCTTTAGAGTTGGAAAAGTGCTGCGAGTGCACTGAGAGAAAGCGGTTGAGATAAGGGAGCACCCGGGTTGCGGGGAAGATACGGGCCATCTCAAGGACATAAACACATGCCACAGACGTGAGCTAAACAGCTGCTTCCTCAACAGTCCGCGACCGGAACTAATTGTGACTAACATCGAAACTTCACTCACCACATCCATCTATGTGGTATCGCCCATCTATGACGGTAAAAAGAAGCAGGAGAGTGTGGTCCGTCAGAGAGTGTTGCAGTGTGGCACGGACGCCCTCTCCTCGCACGAGAAAATCTCAAATCTTGTTGtctgtgtcattttgttagttCATCGGTGGTCGGGGGTCAACTTCCCCTGACAggtatgtacagtcgtcccttgccacactgcagcttcactctgtcacagtttttcaaaaatatattaatgaataaataatgatgctttgtggttgaatgtggcctattgttagtcaacaatatgcatatttaagaaaatgtttgccttcaatgcattcaaagacgtaatgctatgtagtattctacaccagtcagtaggtgtcagtaatgttaggtGAGGCACACAAGTACTCGACTCGactggctactgttgcagccgtaatccaCTCCTGGCTAACGCTCAATTATGAActcccaatgtcacttcctgtcctccacatgtctggaacacatttttttcaacacacacgagcacgagtcttatttatgtcttaaatggcttattttctgtgattatgtctactttattgggtaacatgagtgtaaaggtgactatagaggtgttatttcatgtctagagggctctaataatgttaagaaccgcatttagaaggtcaggttttctatgctctaactatggaaatatttgatttataaataaggaatcccactttgtgAAAATCCACTTTATCACggccggtctggaaccaattaactgcggtaAACAAGAGATGATTGTAATACGAAAGCGGTGAAGCTAGTTGTCGGTGATTTGACTAGCCACATAAACATGTAGTTTACATGATCTTACAAATAAAACTGGAGGTAGCCTAAAGCACTTTGTACATCAGGAGTTGGATGCGTACCTTTCTATACCATTTGTCAGTAAGACTAAGAAAGGCAAATAACAGTCGACCCCTGCTTATGtgaattctgtgtgtgtgtgtgtgggtcgaGTGTGCCCTAAAACCTTCATCCAAGTGACTCACTTTGACTTGGCTCGCATCCTCCAGTGTCATCTTCATCTTTGATCAGGATGATATCTGGACTCTCTTCAATGGCACactaaagaaaaagaacaacagcCAAATATTAAACACAAAAGCAATCATTCCAGCTGCTGAAGGAAGATGtgccaaaacaacaaatgaccTCTTTAGTGTCAGGCGAGGACGTCTCGGCCTGCAGGTGCACAGAGGCGGACGGAGTTTCTTGGGCGGCAGGTGGCTTTAAGACGACTGGCAAAgtgaaaagcaaaatgaaagaTCACTACCAAGCAAGAATCTAATTCtcattctaaacagttcttttttacagaccagagttAACTAGTTTTTCATACCAAAAATTAAAttgcatacatttttcaaaCACTAGTCACTATACACCGTCCAATTTGAGTTATGTGGAATCGTTGGCGTGCACTAGCACGTGCaaaggcgctgttgattcagtctcgaCGTGTTTTCAGtgcgaagaagaagaaacacgcAAGCTAAACTAACTAaaacaacatgaacacacaacaaGTCGCCATGATTGATAAGCTTTAACAAGTTATTCGTTGACACCAATGGAATAATAGGAGTGACTGTTGTGATTTCAACTTTTGGTAGTCGGAGCGCCTTTTTTACCTGTTGTTTTGCTCCGGGCTTTGGGTGTATTTGCTCGGAAGCCCGAAAAACGACTTGCCGGTCGGTTAGCCCTGGTCTGCAGTCGGAGGGAGAAGAGCTCGCTCCTCATCAccttcatcctcatcctcaggTTCTCGTTGTCCCTCAGGCTCTGGCTGAGGTGGAGCCGCAGGGACGACGAGCTCTCGGAGAAAAGCTGGCTTATTTCCAACACCGCCGCTTTCACCAGGACGTCCATAATGGACAAAAGCTGAGACTCCAGATTCAAAGTGTCCGTCGGCATGTTTGTGGACTAGTGTTGATTAATCAGTTTGCTGCCGGTGAAAATATACTAATGGAGAAGAAAAATGCA of the Dunckerocampus dactyliophorus isolate RoL2022-P2 chromosome 11, RoL_Ddac_1.1, whole genome shotgun sequence genome contains:
- the LOC129189467 gene encoding gastrula zinc finger protein XlCGF53.1-like; this encodes MPTDTLNLESQLLSIMDVLVKAAVLEISQLFSESSSSLRLHLSQSLRDNENLRMRMKVMRSELFSLRLQTRANRPASRFSGFRANTPKARSKTTVVLKPPAAQETPSASVHLQAETSSPDTKECAIEESPDIILIKDEDDTGGCEPSQSQDDCTQTQNMEPGGSSCQTGSNEELRIVSVHGRGQGPLQDEIDALFAATDQQVFSTQDLTVTHDSFLSVPPGAGDRGTMRGMQDDSVGALRSSQLERLPSSQVAILKTAANTGHPSHGSHFPPKPSPASQSHAVSKSQDCNFCGKLFPSREDMIMHRASHTGESPVSCAMCGKSFANKTTLGIHMRIHTGEKPYACSLCGKRFTQNGSLKIHLRTHSGEKPYSCSQCTASFNNPSNLRRHMITHNTNGVI